One genomic region from Yersinia canariae encodes:
- a CDS encoding HamA C-terminal domain-containing protein yields the protein MMSITSLSDAGGPAARQGFKYQDHVAVSFIFKMLRDSNYSQVECETADDIVAVFQCAGQILNEYIQVKTTESDGKWNLKEITALDGTKANSSLLHKSLKCDVRPGIARFRIVTKRDVAKILEGFKKEIDKRVLPDITTTRGVALRKKFKTVVSPQKRDFLYWAENFVWQVYGDVEALEAVNIKALSQLAEGLGNRPNFTQLKAIYEEFLEIADKAATASVKTAAASKIILRAPTLAYLRKLLDEADDKSTATSKPYKKRPDPFLVEFHANTKEGLLHSFSGFDVRYALKKWRHENYAKHLIEWLPEFSLKASEIVNILAHNAETILARSISTFSDSELSRDRLIAELILHSILRSRQNSEPVACKVFYKSAGKLSEFGNAHIVQMPDQDDQLWLGLARLSKANDMDTTLEQIREILDETISETVLSAEREIIISLREPLHHQPKADSFNQALHRNSPVDDMLNILCFPILLTYDSAALSSGWLADYVDNLKIEIETHFSTFTSELPENIKQVKVLIFLVPMESIEHLTKAFNARCEKLEELQA from the coding sequence ATGATGAGTATTACTAGCCTATCCGATGCAGGTGGGCCTGCGGCAAGGCAAGGCTTCAAGTATCAAGATCACGTAGCTGTCAGTTTCATCTTCAAGATGCTCCGGGACAGCAACTACTCCCAAGTGGAATGCGAGACAGCGGATGACATCGTGGCGGTATTCCAATGCGCGGGCCAGATACTAAATGAATACATTCAGGTCAAAACAACCGAAAGTGATGGCAAATGGAACTTGAAAGAGATAACAGCGTTAGACGGCACCAAGGCTAATTCTTCGCTGCTACATAAATCGCTGAAATGCGACGTACGCCCAGGTATTGCCCGCTTCCGAATCGTGACCAAGCGCGACGTCGCAAAAATTCTTGAAGGATTCAAGAAAGAGATAGATAAGCGGGTGCTGCCTGACATAACCACGACCCGAGGTGTGGCACTGCGCAAGAAGTTTAAAACGGTTGTATCACCTCAAAAACGGGACTTCTTGTACTGGGCGGAAAACTTTGTCTGGCAGGTATACGGTGATGTCGAGGCGCTGGAGGCCGTCAATATAAAGGCTTTGTCCCAGCTTGCGGAGGGGCTTGGAAATCGCCCCAACTTCACGCAACTAAAGGCAATTTACGAAGAATTTTTAGAGATTGCTGACAAAGCGGCCACAGCTAGCGTGAAGACAGCCGCAGCATCTAAGATCATCCTTCGAGCTCCGACGCTGGCTTACCTCAGGAAATTATTAGACGAGGCTGATGACAAGTCAACGGCCACATCCAAACCATATAAAAAGCGTCCGGATCCGTTCTTGGTCGAGTTTCACGCCAACACAAAAGAGGGCTTGTTGCACTCATTTTCTGGTTTTGACGTGCGCTATGCGCTTAAGAAATGGCGGCATGAAAATTACGCAAAGCATCTCATCGAATGGCTACCCGAGTTTTCCCTAAAGGCCAGTGAAATCGTAAACATCCTTGCGCATAACGCCGAAACGATACTGGCTAGGTCAATCAGTACCTTCAGCGACAGTGAGCTTTCGCGCGACAGGCTCATTGCAGAATTAATTCTCCATTCCATCCTGCGCAGCCGCCAAAACAGCGAGCCCGTTGCGTGTAAAGTCTTCTACAAATCTGCTGGCAAGCTTTCAGAATTTGGCAATGCTCACATCGTTCAGATGCCTGATCAGGATGACCAGTTGTGGCTAGGTCTTGCCCGCTTGAGCAAAGCAAATGACATGGATACAACGCTAGAGCAAATTCGAGAAATTCTTGACGAAACTATCTCAGAAACCGTGCTGTCGGCAGAGCGCGAAATCATTATTTCTCTACGCGAACCTTTACATCACCAGCCAAAAGCAGATTCCTTCAATCAAGCTCTGCATCGGAATTCTCCTGTCGATGACATGCTGAATATTCTCTGCTTCCCCATCTTGTTGACCTACGACAGTGCAGCTCTTTCGTCAGGCTGGCTCGCTGATTACGTAGACAACCTCAAGATAGAGATCGAAACCCACTTCAGCACGTTCACCTCGGAACTGCCGGAGAACATCAAACAAGTGAAGGTGCTCATCTTCTTGGTGCCTATGGAAAGCATTGAACATCTGACCAAGGCTTTCAACGCTCGCTGCGAAAAGCTGGAAGAATTGCAGGCATAA
- a CDS encoding DEAD/DEAH box helicase, protein MNYEKIKNILAKLGEENATTVDVLLAINTIVNRSNSEWEGRDLVIRALDKFKLFDSVEQSLLLNMVRAVGLFPYITPHLSSMAISDRLAYEAHRVEGVEQGMVFHHLQAHVFSLIMQGRNVVLSASTSVGKSLVIDAVLAQRRFKKVVVIVPTIALIDETRRRLVKRFKDFNLITHPSQESVIETTNVYLLTQERVIQRPDLADVEFFVLDEFYKIDLGNSTDESTRAVDLSLAFHKLAKTGAQFYMLGPHIQKISGLDDYEYHFIPSDYSTVAVDIQNFNLEMRSEERKEKLLELVTTLDSPTLIYCQAPPSANRVAEYLIQEAGLTPVPETQEIAEWISKHYHPEWNVAKAISLGIGIHHGGVPRALQQYIVKLFNDGIIKRIICTSTMIEGVNTSAENVIIYDRRLKNSTFDYFTYKNISGRAGRMNKYFIGKVFMLEAPPLEQGLTVEYPIGHQDENSPMGLLMQLENEYLTDISRGRLQDAYANPVLSPTTLIENRHVPIERQVEVAETIIRDLLPSSKLLDWKGIPEPNQLNYLCELVYSLEGGNLMDYGISSSLQLVWHINELRTQKNLPAYLRDAVENRRQEHTPSEAINLRLKFIRNMVCFRLPRDIMAVNNIQADVLAKKGIEPGDFSFFAEQLENMFLDPLLTALDEYGIPTQISAQLKNLILPSEHLNDLLEKLRTLAPRIEHLQLTGFEKSLMCWAVSEM, encoded by the coding sequence ATGAACTACGAAAAAATCAAGAACATCTTGGCGAAACTCGGTGAAGAGAACGCAACGACGGTCGATGTGCTGCTCGCCATCAACACCATCGTCAACAGAAGCAATTCCGAGTGGGAGGGCCGCGATTTGGTGATCCGAGCACTCGACAAATTTAAGCTTTTTGACTCTGTCGAACAGTCGCTCCTGCTAAACATGGTACGAGCTGTCGGACTATTCCCCTATATCACTCCTCACCTCAGCAGCATGGCGATTTCTGACCGCTTAGCTTACGAAGCTCACAGGGTCGAGGGAGTAGAACAAGGCATGGTGTTTCATCATCTGCAGGCCCATGTTTTCAGCTTGATCATGCAAGGCCGAAACGTAGTACTCAGTGCTTCTACAAGCGTCGGAAAAAGTCTAGTCATTGACGCTGTACTGGCACAGCGACGGTTCAAAAAGGTGGTGGTGATCGTTCCGACCATTGCGCTGATCGACGAAACCCGCCGTCGCCTGGTCAAACGTTTTAAGGACTTCAACCTGATCACGCATCCGAGCCAAGAATCCGTGATCGAGACAACCAACGTCTACCTGCTCACCCAAGAGCGTGTCATCCAGCGTCCTGATCTTGCTGATGTGGAGTTCTTTGTCTTGGACGAGTTCTACAAAATCGACTTGGGGAACTCCACAGACGAAAGCACACGCGCTGTTGACCTGAGCTTGGCCTTTCACAAGCTCGCAAAGACAGGTGCTCAGTTCTACATGCTCGGGCCTCACATTCAGAAGATCTCTGGTTTGGATGACTATGAGTACCACTTCATCCCATCCGACTACAGCACGGTCGCGGTCGACATCCAGAATTTCAATCTGGAGATGCGATCCGAAGAGCGAAAGGAAAAATTGCTAGAGTTGGTCACAACTCTAGACTCGCCTACCTTAATCTACTGTCAGGCCCCCCCTAGTGCGAACAGGGTCGCCGAGTATTTGATTCAGGAAGCTGGGCTGACGCCAGTACCAGAGACGCAGGAAATAGCCGAGTGGATCTCTAAACACTACCACCCTGAATGGAACGTTGCCAAGGCAATATCTCTGGGTATCGGGATTCACCATGGAGGAGTGCCACGTGCATTGCAGCAGTACATCGTCAAGTTGTTCAACGATGGCATCATCAAGAGAATTATCTGTACATCTACGATGATCGAAGGCGTCAACACATCGGCAGAGAACGTGATCATTTATGACCGGCGCCTGAAGAATTCAACATTCGACTACTTCACCTACAAGAATATTTCCGGTCGCGCAGGCCGTATGAATAAGTACTTCATTGGAAAAGTCTTCATGCTCGAAGCGCCTCCCCTTGAGCAGGGCCTCACAGTCGAATACCCCATCGGTCATCAGGATGAAAACTCCCCGATGGGACTCCTCATGCAACTGGAGAACGAATACCTTACTGATATTTCACGTGGTCGGCTCCAAGATGCATACGCCAACCCGGTACTGTCGCCGACAACCCTGATAGAGAACCGGCACGTCCCGATTGAGCGGCAAGTCGAGGTAGCAGAAACGATCATTCGTGACCTACTGCCCAGCAGCAAACTTCTGGACTGGAAAGGTATTCCTGAGCCGAACCAGCTCAATTACCTATGTGAACTGGTTTACAGTCTGGAGGGCGGTAACCTGATGGACTATGGGATATCGTCCAGCTTGCAATTGGTGTGGCACATCAATGAGCTCCGAACTCAGAAAAACCTGCCAGCTTACCTAAGAGACGCGGTGGAGAATCGACGGCAGGAACATACGCCCAGCGAAGCGATCAACCTACGCCTGAAATTCATCAGAAATATGGTGTGTTTCCGATTGCCTCGGGACATCATGGCCGTGAATAACATTCAGGCCGACGTGCTGGCGAAAAAAGGGATCGAGCCGGGAGATTTCAGCTTCTTTGCTGAGCAGCTTGAAAATATGTTCCTCGACCCGCTGCTCACCGCGTTGGATGAATACGGAATTCCCACTCAGATCTCGGCCCAGCTCAAGAACCTCATCTTGCCATCGGAACATCTGAACGACCTGCTGGAGAAACTTCGGACCTTGGCTCCCAGAATAGAGCACCTTCAACTGACTGGCTTTGAGAAAAGCTTAATGTGTTGGGCTGTGTCCGAAATGTAG
- a CDS encoding TIGR03757 family integrating conjugative element protein: MKKRNVVFLLAIGCAPVSAQAATVVYTDSQHPPTGLRAGHQVVYLDAPEVVQREVFGALSADPRKAEQQAKAVLQSPDWQQKEQQIVQAYQGVIQAYDIGLKKYPAVVFDDRYVVYGTADVALAEAKLAEHKGAQ, from the coding sequence ATGAAGAAACGTAACGTTGTGTTCCTGCTGGCTATCGGGTGCGCTCCCGTATCGGCACAGGCGGCAACCGTGGTGTATACCGACAGTCAGCATCCCCCGACTGGATTACGTGCCGGGCATCAGGTGGTTTACCTGGATGCACCGGAGGTCGTCCAGCGTGAAGTGTTTGGTGCCCTGTCTGCTGACCCTCGCAAGGCAGAGCAGCAGGCCAAAGCGGTGCTGCAGTCCCCTGACTGGCAACAGAAAGAGCAACAGATAGTGCAGGCTTACCAGGGGGTTATCCAGGCCTACGATATCGGGTTGAAGAAATACCCTGCCGTGGTATTTGACGACCGGTATGTGGTGTACGGCACGGCTGACGTTGCCCTGGCCGAAGCAAAGTTGGCTGAGCATAAGGGGGCACAATGA
- a CDS encoding TIGR03756 family integrating conjugative element protein produces MNLIPLRRHKLATALLLYCAVQPFTASAINSVQIIASAISPTCLEYRISGVCYWLFCTAWGCTVRTSVKVKHYIPNAVVSSYAQTGDNPWSEVAILGTGIPGVAEGGGNNEQKRGLRKDNLRFKNADAIGHPALAAPLFNNFMGSMGYTCASSASAFVPYFLSTLDALVWRTGIPETLYPEALTLGMREVGSTGDMWGNVFPRGGFVIQVDDYKAAAVVAQRTADIITRTGQVHLYNPMTASRSDGYWPPDPVTENTGTKNHKWQQLAPSVSSSCAVFPDSSNPIATDGAYAWALWQPYSCCQRRGQTFLYSTDF; encoded by the coding sequence ATGAACCTTATCCCCTTGCGCCGTCATAAGTTGGCGACGGCGTTGTTGCTGTACTGCGCGGTACAACCGTTCACGGCCAGTGCGATCAACTCGGTACAAATCATTGCCAGTGCGATTTCCCCGACGTGCCTGGAGTACCGGATCTCCGGGGTGTGTTACTGGCTGTTCTGTACAGCCTGGGGATGTACGGTACGGACGTCTGTCAAGGTGAAGCACTACATCCCCAATGCCGTGGTGTCCAGCTATGCCCAGACCGGAGATAACCCATGGTCAGAAGTAGCGATTCTGGGGACGGGCATTCCTGGCGTGGCAGAAGGCGGTGGCAATAATGAGCAGAAGCGCGGGCTGCGCAAAGACAACTTGCGTTTCAAGAACGCTGATGCGATTGGCCACCCTGCATTAGCGGCCCCTTTATTTAACAATTTCATGGGGTCGATGGGCTACACCTGCGCCAGTTCTGCCTCGGCGTTTGTGCCGTACTTCCTCAGTACCCTGGACGCGCTGGTCTGGCGTACCGGCATCCCGGAAACCCTCTATCCCGAAGCATTGACACTAGGAATGCGTGAAGTGGGCTCAACAGGGGATATGTGGGGCAATGTGTTCCCGCGTGGTGGGTTTGTCATCCAGGTGGATGACTACAAAGCGGCTGCAGTTGTGGCTCAGCGTACTGCCGATATCATCACGCGTACCGGCCAGGTGCATCTCTATAACCCGATGACCGCCAGTCGCAGTGACGGATATTGGCCGCCCGACCCGGTGACGGAGAATACCGGCACCAAAAATCACAAATGGCAGCAATTGGCTCCCTCGGTTTCCTCTTCCTGTGCCGTGTTCCCGGACAGCAGCAACCCCATCGCGACAGATGGCGCTTATGCCTGGGCGCTCTGGCAACCCTATTCCTGCTGCCAACGGCGCGGCCAAACGTTCCTCTACAGCACTGATTTTTAA
- a CDS encoding integrating conjugative element protein, with the protein MTFNAFLKAGALAGAVLLVLNQPAFAVFDITGEEANTGYGKGMKGAVNDNLFYSIGGGTVISQPPSSNNMEKMGLGISWNNDLMCGNFDLSTTVKNQLNGATDGFKNMMGDVINGATGAVASLPAMIIQRANPGLYELLTNGVLQANVAFDKAQLNCQTMSKKMGDYVSSNKWTQAAISEEYQNIVSSTSDAVQASNQQQKSTGKEGVKWVGGQKRGGSGQAAIKPTHDLVKAGYNILNKQSATSDAAVSSSACNGSLCQKYKTSTEAAEAVVKVLGDRAIRTCAKGTDCGSGGVENEPGTSTPGEGFSPMLDTSTQENLEILVKLVNGNLAPNATNLGTLKTGDLAVTRGVIQALKDDPDNGALVQRLAGELAMADTITTALAMRRMLVVGQSEPNAAEQPLAMEDSDRRLEFLDREIQALKNEMEIRKSISNNSILVAITRQEAREVDNSLRQNNQQNDSAVQGLSKSTEE; encoded by the coding sequence ATGACATTCAACGCATTTTTAAAGGCAGGGGCGCTGGCGGGTGCCGTTCTGTTGGTTCTGAATCAACCGGCATTTGCGGTATTCGACATCACGGGCGAAGAGGCTAACACCGGTTATGGCAAGGGAATGAAAGGGGCTGTAAACGACAACCTGTTTTATTCAATCGGTGGGGGAACAGTGATATCTCAACCCCCCAGTAGCAACAATATGGAGAAAATGGGGCTCGGTATCAGTTGGAACAATGATCTGATGTGCGGCAACTTCGATTTGAGTACCACGGTCAAGAACCAGCTCAACGGGGCGACGGACGGCTTCAAAAATATGATGGGGGATGTGATTAACGGTGCAACCGGCGCGGTTGCCAGCCTTCCGGCGATGATAATCCAGCGGGCGAACCCTGGATTATACGAACTGCTGACCAATGGGGTCCTGCAGGCCAATGTGGCGTTCGACAAGGCTCAGCTCAACTGCCAGACGATGTCGAAGAAAATGGGAGATTACGTTTCGTCTAACAAGTGGACACAGGCTGCGATAAGTGAAGAGTACCAAAATATAGTTTCCAGCACGTCTGATGCGGTACAGGCCAGCAATCAACAACAGAAATCGACAGGAAAAGAAGGTGTTAAGTGGGTAGGTGGTCAGAAAAGGGGAGGGAGCGGGCAGGCAGCGATCAAACCGACTCATGACTTGGTGAAAGCAGGTTACAACATCCTGAATAAACAGTCTGCAACCAGTGATGCGGCGGTAAGTTCTTCTGCGTGTAATGGTTCATTGTGTCAAAAATACAAGACCAGTACGGAAGCGGCAGAAGCCGTTGTCAAGGTTCTCGGTGATCGTGCTATTCGTACCTGCGCCAAGGGAACGGACTGTGGGAGCGGTGGGGTGGAAAATGAGCCTGGCACCTCTACACCAGGCGAAGGTTTTTCTCCCATGTTAGATACGTCTACCCAGGAGAATCTGGAGATCCTGGTCAAACTGGTGAACGGTAACCTGGCTCCTAATGCCACCAACCTTGGCACGCTGAAAACCGGTGATCTGGCCGTAACGCGCGGGGTTATCCAGGCGCTGAAGGATGACCCGGACAATGGCGCTCTGGTACAGCGTCTGGCCGGTGAACTGGCGATGGCAGACACCATCACGACGGCATTGGCGATGCGCCGTATGTTGGTTGTCGGGCAATCAGAACCTAACGCGGCAGAACAACCGCTTGCGATGGAGGACTCTGATCGCCGTCTAGAGTTTTTAGACCGGGAGATCCAGGCATTGAAAAATGAGATGGAGATACGTAAGTCCATCAGCAACAACTCCATTCTGGTGGCGATCACTCGTCAGGAAGCGCGTGAGGTCGATAACAGCCTGCGTCAGAACAACCAGCAAAATGACAGTGCTGTCCAGGGACTCAGCAAGTCCACGGAGGAATAA